The following proteins are encoded in a genomic region of Entelurus aequoreus isolate RoL-2023_Sb linkage group LG01, RoL_Eaeq_v1.1, whole genome shotgun sequence:
- the LOC133653927 gene encoding RNA-binding protein 15-like, translating to MKERERSPVRKRSRLLDDGKERRGSLASSSRRTGELLAASSDNCKASSRRSLPGDKRDYSDSRAANGYDYGAPSGTHGVADLAADTSRSASRSAPRSPESEYKTLKISELGSLLNDEEIEDGLFHEFKKFGNVSVKMSRDNDERVAFVNFRKPEDARAAKHTRGRLVLFDRPLKVEAFYMGRRRSRSPVSKDGFPSGHRHAPSQRPLSPTGLGYRDFRLQQMALGPIPPPPLPHLTDVEREAYYSLYDARNHASFLPESAAFQDENSPQGDQRPNRTLFLGNLDLGLTESTLRRAFDRFGVITEVNIKRAGHGQRSTYGFLKFENLDMAHRAKVAMTGKMLGHTLVKIGYGKPTPTTRLWVGGLGPWISLDALAKEFDRFGIIRTIDYRKGEAWAYIQYESLDAAQAACTHMQGFPLGGPDRRLRVDFADTEHHYNQQQQYMQPPLPFPHYDLVPTPFHHRFDSSARERSALLPPRFRDRDLSSPAEWSGVGAKGVGFPPAPHLDRHSRENWPVEREWELQGRDAGRRRRPVEHGWRPDRSPETKDYCANRNGNPVEQSQGVNSRDGVGGSDHEHSRPPRGRPNSQDKRRRTLSPTAPTSCSERDLKRRPKSPLAKESGSGRQSVQRLGQVWQGVLLLKNSTFPTTLHLLDGDNTVASGLLAQRTEGGQASQLKISQRLRMDAPKLDEVSRRIKAAGPSSHAVLLAMPLKCEDAAAQDAKDSTDRPLKNLVTYLKQKEAAGIVSLPAGVGRSKEQSGVLHVFPPCEFSQQFMDESARAFAKSEDDYMVVVIIRGAS from the coding sequence ATGAAGGAGAGAGAGCGTTCGCCAGTGAGAAAACGCTCACGGCTGTTAGACGACGGCAAAGAGCGGAGGGGAAGTCTAGCTAGCAGCAGCAGGAGGACGGGGGAGCTGCTCGCCGCCTCCAGCGACAACTGCAAAGCCTCATCGAGGAGAAGCCTCCCCGGCGACAAAAGAGACTATTCGGACAGCCGAGCTGCTAACGGCTATGATTACGGAGCTCCGTCCGGGACGCACGGCGTCGCCGACCTCGCCGCGGACACGTCCAGGTCCGCCTCACGCAGTGCCCCTCGCTCCCCTGAAAGTGAGTACAAAACTCTGAAAATCAGCGAGCTGGGCTCTCTACTAAATGACGAGGAGATAGAAGATGGACTTTTTCACGAATTCAAGAAGTTTGGCAACGTCAGCGTCAAAATGAGCCGGGACAACGACGAGAGGGTGGCGTTCGTCAACTTCCGGAAACCCGAGGACGCCCGAGCGGCCAAGCACACCCGTGGTCGACTGGTGCTCTTCGATCGACCTCTGAAAGTGGAGGCTTTTTACATGGGCCGGCGAAGAAGCCGCTCTCCTGTTTCCAAAGACGGCTTCCCCTCAGGACATAGACATGCTCCCTCGCAGAGACCACTCTCCCCCACAGGTTTGGGCTACAGAGACTTCCGGTTACAGCAGATGGCGCTCGGGCCCATCCCCCCTCCTCCCCTGCCTCACCTCACAGACGTCGAAAGAGAAGCATATTATTCTCTTTATGATGCCAGAAACCATGCCTCCTTCCTGCCGGAATCTGCTGCATTTCAAGACGAGAACTCGCCTCAGGGCGACCAGCGGCCCAACAGGACTTTATTTCTGGGAAATCTGGACCTTGGTCTGACAGAGAGCACCCTGCGACGGGCCTTCGACAGGTTCGGCGTCATCACAGAGGTGAACATCAAACGGGCCGGGCACGGACAGAGAAGCACGTATGGATTTCTCAAGTTTGAGAATCTTGACATGGCCCATCGAGCGAAAGTAGCTATGACTGGGAAAATGCTGGGCCACACCCTAGTTAAAATCGGCTACGGTAAACCTACGCCCACTACCAGGCTTTGGGTGGGAGGTCTTGGCCCTTGGATTTCCCTGGACGCACTGGCTAAAGAGTTTGACCGCTTTGGTATCATCAGGACTATAGACTACCGGAAGGGTGAGGCGTGGGCGTACATCCAGTATGAAAGTCTGGATGCCGCTCAGGCCGCGTGCACACACATGCAAGGCTTTCCACTGGGCGGCCCCGATAGGAGACTCAGGGTGGACTTTGCGGACACGGAGCACCACTACAACCAGCAGCAACAGTACATGCAGCCCCCCCTCCCTTTTCCCCATTACGACTTGGTCCCCACACCCTTCCATCACCGCTTTGACTCCTCTGCACGAGAGCGCTCGGCCCTGCTGCCACCTCGCTTCAGAGACCGAGATCTCTCCTCGCCCGCAGAATGGTCCGGAGTGGGCGCCAAAGGAGTTGGCTTCCCGCCCGCACCTCACCTGGACAGACATTCCCGGGAAAACTGGCCGGTGGAACGCGAGTGGGAGCTGCAAGGCAGAGATGCGGGGCGTAGACGGCGACCCGTGGAACATGGCTGGCGCCCAGACCGTTCCCCTGAAACCAAAGACTACTGCGCTAACCGCAATGGCAACCCTGTGGAGCAAAGCCAGGGAGTGAACAGCAGAGATGGCGTTGGCGGTAGTGACCATGAACACTCGCGCCCCCCGAGAGGGCGCCCAAACAGTCAGGACAAGAGAAGACGGACGCTAAGCCCGACTGCGCCCACCTCTTGCTCAGAGAGAGACCTCAAGCGCAGACCAAAGAGCCCATTGGCGAAGGAGAGCGGTTCAGGGCGCCAGTCTGTCCAGAGGCTGGGTCAGGTGTGGCAGGGCGTCCTCCTGCTGAAGAACAGCACTTTCCCCACGACGCTGCACCTGCTCGACGGCGACAACACGGTGGCATCCGGCCTGTTGGCGCAGCGCACTGAAGGTGGCCAAGCTTCGCAGCTGAAAATCAGCCAGCGCCTGCGGATGGACGCCCCCAAGCTTGATGAGGTCTCCCGCCGCATCAAGGCTGCCGGACCGAGCAGCCACGCGGTCCTCCTGGCCATGCCCCTCAAATGCGAGGACGCGGCAGCGCAAGACGCCAAAGACTCGACTGACAGGCCGCTGAAGAACCTGGTGACCTACCTGAAGCAGAAGGAGGCAGCTGGCATCGTCAGCCTCCCTGCGGGGGTTGGCCGCAGCAAGGAGCAAAGCGGCGTCCTGCACGTTTTCCCGCCTTGTGAGTTCTCTCAGCAGTTTATGGATGAGTCGGCAAGGGCTTTTGCCAAATCGGAGGATGACTACATGGTAGTGGTCATTATCCGTGGGGCGTCGTGA